Sequence from the Wielerella bovis genome:
AAGTAATCCCGCCAGTTGGACAAAAACGAATGTTTGGATAAGGACCATACAAGGCTTTAAGCATGGCTTTGCCACCCACCACTTCGGCAGGGAATAATTTTAAGGTATCAATGCCATGTTCCAATGCCAGTTGTACTTCACCAGGGGTAGCGATACCAGGAATTAAGGGAATATCAACATCGTGGCTGGCTTTTGCCAATGATTCATGCAAACCAGGGCTGATAGCAAAAACTGCACCTGCATCGGCAACCGCTTTTAATTGTTCGGGATTGGTTACCGTACCTGCGCCAACAATCGCATTAGGTACTTCTTGTTTAATCAATTTAATGGCATCTAAACCCACAGGTGTGCGCAAAGTGATTTCCAAAGTGGGAATGCCACCTGCTACTAATGCGTGTGCTAAATCAACGGCGGTGTTTAAATCATCAATCGCCATAACGGGAACAACCGCGCCTGCGGATAAAATGTCGCGTGGAGTCATATTTTTTCCTTGTATTTAATGTGTTAGATGGATTTCAGGCAGCCTGAAACTATGTAAATCCTAATGTTTGGCGGAGTTCTGCGTCATGCGTGACTCAAAAGTTTTCTATCATTGATGATAGGTATGCACTTTTTATGTTGTTATGACTTTGAACTATGCGCAAATCTAGGTTTTTGCAAAGACTTTAGCCCTGAAAAAGATAAGTGGTGTTATTTTACACCTTAATTTGTTATTTTGTTACATTGGTATTTTTTTCAGGCTGCCTATAAAAATAACACCTTATTTCAATTCAAAAATTTCCCGTACAATGATTTTATAAAACGCGAACGCATCTAATGCACCTTTTAATGCAGCGGTACGTTCTTCTTCAGTTAGAGATAAGGTATTCAGTTGAGCGACAAAATCACGCCAATGTTTACCGCGTCCATCAGCATGTGGTGCCAAATGGCGTGCACCATATTCAGCCCCCAAACCTAATTTATTTTGTGCATCTTTAAACAAAAATGCTGCGCCTACATTGGAGCCTTCTGCACAATACAGCCAACCTAAAATTTCAGCACCTGATAACTGTGGCAATGGGGTTTTAATGGCTTTTTCACTTGTATTCAAATCTTGTAAATCTTGTATTACAGAATCGTAACGCGCCAATTCAGACAAACCTTCAATTTTTTGATTTAAATCAGGATTTTTATAAATATCATCTACAATTTTATGAAAAATGGCTTGCAGTTGTAAAAATCTGATGTAGTTTTCAGGTGTATCAAAGGGTTTGACTGACATAACTAAATTATCTACGCTATCGTGCGTCGTTTGGCAATTGTATTTCAAAAATTTGGCAAGAGTTAAATTGTCCAAATTTTCATTTTTTTCATCGCAATTGGTATGATTGAACATTGTTTATCTCCTCTGAAAAAATCTATATTATGGTAATGAGTCTAAGAACCTGTATTCATAAGATTGATGGCTTGATTTTATTGACACACTTGCGAATACAAGGCGACTTTTCATGTCAATATTGAACATATTGGCATGAAAAGCCAACGCAGTAGGCGCATGAAGTGGCGATAAAAGCAAGCTCAATATTGTGAATACAGGTTCTAAATATTTAGGCAGCCTGAAATATTTGAAAAATAAATATCTTTGGTGCATTCCTGTCATGTACTACTCAAAAGTTTGCCTATATTTTGTGATTGGTCTGAACTTTAATATTTTCTAGATGACTAAAATTTATTGAAAATATTTTAGGTTGAAATCAAATCAATCACATATTCAAAAGATTATGCAATCTTTACGTTTTTTTATGTGGGAAGTATAATCATAAAAGAAAATAGAAATTAATATTAATTTCATTATTAATTATGGAGCATTTTTATGAGAATAACAAGGGTACTGGCATGCAAAGTAGCGAAATGAAAAAATTATCCTTATTGCTACTGATGGTTTGTTTAGGAAATCAATCGATTGCTGATAGCGTAATTCATGCGCAAGAATTGGAAAATATTCATGTAATAGGTAAACGCCAGCGTGGTTCGGTTATTTCGGAAACGAAAAATCGCGCCACGATTACGCGTGAGATGATTCGTGATAATCGGGATTTAGTGCGGTATAGTGCTGATGTAGGCGTAGCGGAAAATGGGAGACACCAAAAAGGGTTTGCTATGCGTGGTGTAGATGATAATCGCGTTGGTATTGCCATTGATGGTATTACTTTGCCTGATTCTGAAGAAAATTCGCTTTACAAACGTTATGGTAATTTCAATCATTCACGCCTGCGCATTGACCCAGAGTTGGTACGCAATATTGAAGTGATAAAGGGTTCGGATTCTCTTAATTTTGGTAGTGGCTCGTTAGGTGGGAATGTGAATTATCGTACTTTGAGTGTAGGCGATATTGTGCGAGATGACCGTCATTTTGGTGGTATGTTGCGCAGTGGTTACAGCACTAAAAACCGTGAGTGGGTGAATACCATGGGTTTAGGCTTTAGGAATGATGCTTTTGATGCTGTCATTTTGTATACCCATCGCCATGGTCATGAAACTCAAAATCATGACAATACTGCTGAGCCAAGAGTAGGGGAAAGTGATGAAGTACGTGCTAAATTTGCTAGGCATGGTATTAATCAAATTAATCCAGATCCATCACAACACAATAATAATGGTTGGTTGGCAAAATTGGGCTGGCAAGTTAGTCCTTCACAGCGCATTGCTTTAACATACAATGGACAACGCAATAGCAATTTTGTGAACGAATTTTCTTACGAGCATCCTACATGGCTTACTGGGCGCGGTTGGCGCGATATTGATGACCGCCAACGTATCAGTAATACTGCTCTTACTTATGAACTTACACCTGAAGCATCGCCTATTTCTGTGTTTAAGGTAGAACTTGATCATGCGCGTACGCACAATGGTATTAATATTGCAAAAGGACAATATAACTACATTTCATTCAATAATTATGGTTATGATAAACAGCACACAGAAGAATATTTTCAACGCTACAATAAAACTAAATTAAATCGGTTGTCTTTGTTTACAGAAACAAACCCATTTCAATTTTTGGGGCAACATACTTTGTCATTTAAAATATTGGGAGGACTGCGTGAATTTGAAAACATCAATAACGACCAGTTTTTCAAGGCGGATGGGACATTAGAAGACAGAGGATACATCAACTGGACAACAGGTGAAAAAATGCCTAATCCAGATATTTATACGATTCAACATCCTGTGAAAACGACATTTTATGGCATAGCGGTACAAGACAAAATTAAATGGAACCAAACTTTTTCATCTCAAATTGGTATTCGATATGACCAAGAAAAATACAGCCCTCAACACAGTAGCATAGCTTGTGGTAATGCTACACGTATGGGGCGATTATGTGGAGCTGCCAAAGATAAAACTTTCCGAAATTGGAGTGGACTTGTGGGATTAAATGCTCAATTGAATGATAATTGGCATTTGGGCTACCAAATCAGCAGTGGTTTTCGTAATCCTACTGCTTCGGAAATGTATTTTACATTTGAAAGTTTTGCAGGAAATTGGTTTGCCAATCCCACCTTAAAAGCAGAAAAAAGCATAAATCATAATATTACACTTTCAGGTAGTGGGCATTATGGTAAATTGAATTTAGGAGCTTATCACAGTCGTTATCGTGATTTTTTGTATGAGCGCGAAGGGTGGGTTAATATTGAAAATCCATATTGCAATTCTTCTTGGTGCGATCGTTATGTTTCCACGCCATACCAACAATTTTTTAATGCTGATAAAGCCAAAATCAGCGGCATAGAACTGAAAGGTAGTCTGAATTTGAATGTCATTGGTTTTTTACCGCAAGGTTGGCAAATGTCAGGAGCATTGGGTTGGAGTAAAGGACAAATGTATAGCGAAGGGCGTAAAGTCAATTTGCTGGCCATTCAACCTTTGAAAGCCATTATTGGTTTGGATTATGAACATCCTAGCGAAAAATGGGGTATTTTCTCGCGACTAACCTACAATAAAGGTAAGAGCCCTAAAAATGCTCAGTATTTACAAGGAGAACGCCGTTGCATTCGTGAAGAATTTGACTATTGGTATGGTTCATCCATTTGTCGCGCTTACGATACTGCACAACCATCAGTACAACAATTTCCTTGGTGGAATCAATCTGCATGGATATGGGATATTTATGGCTATTATCGTCCTATGAAGAACTTTACTATGCGTGCTGGCATATACAATGTTACCAATCGCAAATACCACAGTTGGGATACATTGCGCGGTTTGAATTTAACAGGCACATCTGACCGTGTTGCTCGAGCTAACGATAGAGGAAATCATAATCAAGGCTTGGAACGTTTTACAGCACCTGGTCGTAATTATGCTGTTTCTTTAGAATATAAATTTTAAAGCAGCCTGAAAATTAATGAAGTGTATAGATTTGGATATTGTGAGTTTTATTGATTTTTCAGGCAGCCTCTCCATCACAAGAGACTGGTAGCATAGAAACCTTTGCAAAAAAACTATTCAGGCAGCCTGAAAACTCGTAGGCTGGATACTTGCATCTGATAATTTTAAAATAAAAACAAATGCCTGTTCAATATAAAAAATATTGGATTAAAGAATCCAGCCTGCCATTTGGGGTTCTGTAAAGATTTTAGCTTGAAAAATAAACCACTTGATTTTTTTATAAAAACAGGCGATAATTTCGCCTTTCAGATTTGGCGGAGCGATAAACATCGTTCTGCTTTTTTGTGTACAAGCAAATAGCTTGGCACTGTTCTTTTAACTTGTTCTTTATAGAAGGAATTTAGCTCATGGCTAAGGAAAAATTTGAACGCAGCAAACCCCACGTAAACGTAGGTACAATCGGTCACGTTGACCATGGTAAAACCACTTTGACTGCTGCATTGACCACCATTTTGGCTGAAAAATTCGGCGGTACAGCAAAAGCTTACGACCAAATTGACGCGGCTCCCGAAGAAAAAGCACGCGGTATTACCATTAACACCGCTCACGTTGAATACGAAACCGAAACTCGCCACTACGCACACGTAGACTGCCCAGGTCACGCAGACTATGTGAAAAACATGATTACTGGCGCGGCTCAAATGGACGGCGCAATCTTGGTATGTTCTGCTGCTGACGGTCCTATGCCACAAACTCGCGAACACATCTTGTTGGCTCGCCAAGTAGGCGTTCCTTACATCATCGTGTTCATGAACAAATGCGACATGGTTGATGACGCTGAGTTGTTGGAATTGGTTGAAATGGAAATCCGCGACTTGTTGTCTAGCTACGATTTCCCAGGAGATGACTGCCCAATCGTTCAAGGTTCTGCTTTGCGCGCTTTGGAAGGCGACGCAGCTTACAAAGAAAAAATCTTTGAATTGGCTGCTGCATTGGACAGCTACATTCCTACTCCAGAACGTGCGATTGACAAACCATTCTTGTTGCCAATCGAAGACGTATTCTCTATCTCTGGTCGCGGTACAGTAGTTACTGGTCGTGTAGAACGCGGTGTAATTAAAGTAGGCGAAGAGATTGAAATCGTTGGTTTGAAAGACACGCAAAAAACCACTTGTACTGGTGTGGAAATGTTCCGCAAATTGTTGGACGAAGGTCAAGCAGGCGATAACGTAGGTGTATTGTTGCGTGGTACCAAACGTGAAGAAGTTGAGCGCGGTCAAGTATTGGCTAAACCAGGTTCTATCACACCACACACCAAATTTGAAGCAGAAGTGTACGTATTAAGCAAAGATGAAGGTGGTCGTCATACCCCATTCTTCGCAAACTACCGCCCACAATTCTACTTCCGTACAACTGACGTAACTGGCGCAGTTACTTTGGCTGAAGGCGTAGAAATGGTTATGCCGGGTGAAAACGTGAAAATCACCGTTGAATTGATTGCGCCTATCGCAATGGAAAACGGCTTGCGTTTCGCGATTCGTGAAGGTGGTCGTACCGTAGGTGCGGGCGTTGTGGCTAACGTAATTGCTTAATTCAAAAGGATAAAGACAAATGGCTAACCAAAAAATCCGTATCCGTTTGAAAGCCTACGATTACAGCTTGATTGACAAATCAGCCCAAGAAATCGTTGAAACCGCAAAACGCACTGGCGCAGTGGTAAAAGGCCCGATTCCTTTGCCAACCAAAATTGAACGCTTCAACATCTTGCGTTCGCCACACGTGAACAAAACTTCGCGTGAACAGTTGGAAATCCGCACGCATTTGCGTTTGATGGACATCGTGGATTGGACGGACAAAACCACTGATGCTTTGATGAAATTGGACTTGCCTGCTGGCGTGGACGTTGAAATCAAAGTAAAATAATCTGATTGTAAAATCGACAAAATCCCCTAAACTAAAATGATTTAGGGGATTTTGGTTTTATGGAAATTTATTTTCAGGCTGCCTGAAAACGAAATATGGTTAATCATAATTTAAGATTTAGTATATAGTGAATTCAATTTAAACCAGTACAGCGTTGCCAGCTCCCTTATGTACTATGTGTACACGATAGCCATTGTCGCCTTGTCCTGATTTAAATTGAATCCACTATAACGTTAGTTCGTTTTATGCGAATCTATATGCAGTTAAAATAAAAAATAATACAGTGTTGCCAATTCCTTTGTGTACTTATTTGTACACGACGGTCGCTGCCGCCTTGTCTGAGTTTATTTTAACCGACTATAAATCCAATCTTTTGTAAATAAGAAATATTATCATTTAAGCAATAAAAATACAAAATCTAATATCAAAACTTTTAAAGATTGCTGAAATTGGTTAAAATATAAAGTTACGCTAATTAACTTGCCTAATAAGGTCAATTTTATGTTGTCAAATTACTTCCCTGTCCTAATTTTCATTATTGTTGGGTTGGTGGCGGGTATTCTCTTTTTGGTGCTGGGCAATTTGCTCGGACCCAAACGCCATTATCACGAAAAAGACACCCCCTTTGAATGCGGCTTTGAAGCCTTTGAAAACGCGCGCATGAAATTTGACGTGCGCTATTATTTGGTGGCGATTTTGTTTATTTTGTTTGATTTGGAAGTCGCGTTCATGATTCCATGGGCTGTGGTTTTCAAAGATTTGATGGCTGAAACGGGTGCGTATGCGTTTTGGTCTATGTTTGTGTTCATCGTGATTTTGACGGTGGGCTTTGTTTACGAATGGAAAAAAGGTGCGCTGGAATGGGAATAGAAGGCGTTTTAAATAAAGGTTTTATTACAGCCAGCGCGGATACAGTTTTGAACTATGTACGCACAGGCTCGCTGTGGCCTGTTACCTTTGGTTTGGCTTGCTGCGCGGTGGAAATGATGCATGCAGGCATGGCGCGTTATGACCTTGACCGTTTTGGGATTATTTTCCGTCCATCGCCACGCCAATCTGACTTGATGATTGTGGCAGGCACATTAACCAATAAAATGGCACCGGCCCTGCGCCGCGTGTACGACCAAATGGCAGAACCGCGTTGGGTGTTGTCTATGGGTTCGTGCGCCAATGGCGGTGGTTATTATCACTATTCCTATTCGGTGGTGCGCGGTGCTGACCGTGTGGTACCTGTGGATGTGTATGTCCCAGGTTGTCCGCCGACTGCCGAAGCCTTGTTGTATGGTTTGATTCAGTTGCAGGGCAAAATCAAACGCACTTATACGATTGCGCGGCATTGAGATTTTTCAGGCTGCCTGAAAGAGATACAATGAAAAAATTATGGTTTTTACTGTTGTTTGTGCCTTTCATTGCCATTGAAAAAGCACACGATGAATTTGGTATCAGCTATCGCCCATTTATTAAAAAACCTTGGCATTTTCGTATGGTTTATGTCGATTCATGGAGTGAGCAGGATTGGTCGGAATTTTCAAGAAACCATGAAGCTGTAATGGAATTGGGAGATTATTGCGAAGTTGCATTATGGCTTGACGAGGGAGATAGAGGAAAGTGTGCTTACGTAACAAAATAATCTTTCAGGCTGCCTGAAAAGTAGGGTGCATCTTGATGCACCATTTAACACATTGATTTAAATTGATTTGGTGCAACAAGTTGCACCCTACACAAAAACTTTCAGGCAGCCTGAAAGCACAGAAATGATATTTTAGGAACGCAAAATGCACGTTATTGATTTACAGGCAGCCTGCACCGAAATTTTGGGCGAAAAAGCCAGCAAAATCAGCTTGGCATTTGATGAAGTAACCATCGAATGCCTGCCTGAAAACTATTTGGACATCATGACCACCCTGCGCGACCACGAAGACTTGCATTTTGAAAGTCTGGTGGATTTGTGTGGCGTGGATTACAGCACTTACAAAAACCAAGTGTGGGACGGCAAACGCTTTGCGGTGGTCAGCAATTTGGTTTCCGTGAAAAACAATCAGCGCATTCGCGTGCGCGTGTGGGCGCAAGACGACCATTTGCCCATTGTGGAAACTGTTACCCCCATTTACAACAGCGCGGATTGGTACGAGCGCGAAGCATTTGATATGTATGGCATTGTTTTCAATCATCACCCCGATTTGCGCCGCATTTTGACCGATTACGGTTTTGTTGGACACCCATTCCGCAAAGATTTCCCGATTTCGGGTCATGTGGAAATGCGCTACGATGAAACCGAAAAGCGCGTGGTTTATCAACCTGTTACCATTGAGCCGCGTGAAATCACACCGCGCATTGTACGCGAGGAGAACTACGGTGGCTAAATTACGCAATTACACGATTAACTTCGGGCCTCAACACCCCGCCGCGCATGGCGTATTGCGCCTGATTTTGGAATTGGAAGGCGAAACCATTGTTCGCGCCGACCCACATATTGGCTTATTGCATCGTGGCACGGAAAAGTTAGCTGAAACAAAAACTTATCTGCAAGCCCTGCCGTATATGGACAGGCTGGATTACGTTTCCATGATGGTCAACGAGCAAGCGTATTGCATGGCGATTGAAAAATTGATGGGCATTGAAGTCCCCATTCGCGCCAAGTACATACGCACCATGTTTGCCGAAGTAACGCGCATTCTCAATCACTTAATGGGCGTGGGTTCGCACGCGCTGGACATTGGCGCAATGACCGCGATTTTGTACGCCTTCCGCGACCGCGAAGAATTGATGGATTTGTACGAAGCCGTATCGGGTGCGCGCATGCACGCGGCTTATTTCCGTCCGGGTGGTGTATACCGCGATTTGCCTGATTTCATGCCGAAATACGAATCCAGCAAATACCGCAACGCCAAAGTGTTGAAGGAGCTGAACGCGTCACGCGAAGGCAGCATGTTGGACTTTATTGACGCATTCTGCGAGCGTTTCCCGAAAAACATTGACACGCTGGAAACCCTGCTGACTGACAACCGCATTTGGAAACAGCGTACTGTGGGCATTGGCGTGGTGTCGCCTGAACGCGCCTTGCAAAAAGGCTTTACAGGCGTGATGTTGCGCGGTTCGGGCGTGGAGTGGGACATTCGCAAGAAAACCCCTTACGAAGTGTACGACCAAATTGATTTTGACATTCCTGTGGGCGTGAATGGCGATTGCTACGACCGTTATTTGTGTCGCGTCAATGAGATGCGTCAATCTGTGCGGATTATCAAGCAATGTGCCGACTGGTTACGCGCCAATCCGAATTTGCCCGTGATTGTGGAAGACCAAAAAGTCGCGCCACCCAAACGCACCGACATGAAAACAGGCATGGAAGATTTGATTCACCATTTCAAATTGTTCACCGAAGGCATGCACGTTCCCGAAGGCGAAACCTACACGGCGGTGGAACACCCGAAAGGCGAGTTTGGCATTTACATGATTTCCGATGGCGCAAACAAGCCGTATCGCCTGAAAATCCGCGCCCCTGGGTTCGCGCATTTGCAGGGCATTGACGAGATGTCGCGTGGGCATATGTTGGCGGACGTGGTGGCGATTATCGGTACGCAAGATATTGTGTTTGGCGAAGTGGATAGATAATTTTTCAGGCAGCCTGAAAATAGGAAATGGAAATTATGGAAGAATTATTTAGAAAATGGTTTGAAGTTGTTTATCGTGATGACCCTGAACAAGTAGATGAAATTGTCTCTATTTGGCAAGATGTGGTTGATGACGATGATGAAGAAGCGACTTGGAACGGCGATGAAATTTTTACAGATTTCTTATTGCACAATGAATTAGGCGATGGTACACATTTTTTTGCGATTGATTGGAAAGATGCTGATTCGTTCATCGCTTATTTGGACGATGATGTGGCTGAACGATTTGAATTGCGTTTTGATTGGTCGGAACAAAATCGTGAAGAAGATGATGTGGAAACATTGTTACAGTTGGCAGCGCAGAAATTGGCGCAACACGATGTTGCATTGTATTCATTGGATACACAAAGTGATTTGTATTATTTTGTTTTCATTCCCAATGTGGATAAGTCAGATTTTGAACGTGTTTCGCAAGAGTGGGGCATTGGTTACCAGTTAATTCAGGCATAAAACGATTTTTCAGGCAGGCTGAAAACGAGAATATATATAAAATGAGTACATTTAATGGCATTGGAACGCAATTTGTTGGCGAATGCTGTCAAGAAGAAGATGGTTCGTATATTGCAACTTATTGGTTTACGATTTTACACATTCCCATTATTCCCTTTTATAGCGCACGAATTCATGGGCAATATTCAGAAGAAGTGGCAATGGGACATTCAACTTTGACAGAGTACGAAGAATTACCGTTGTATTTTCCGCAAGTGATAAGAACGTATGCTTATTTAGCCATGATTGTCGGTTTGTATCATTTTATTCAAACTAAATTCAAAGCTGGCGATAGTAACCCACTGATTTGGATAGGTTTAGC
This genomic interval carries:
- a CDS encoding DUF6630 family protein — encoded protein: MEELFRKWFEVVYRDDPEQVDEIVSIWQDVVDDDDEEATWNGDEIFTDFLLHNELGDGTHFFAIDWKDADSFIAYLDDDVAERFELRFDWSEQNREEDDVETLLQLAAQKLAQHDVALYSLDTQSDLYYFVFIPNVDKSDFERVSQEWGIGYQLIQA
- a CDS encoding NADH-quinone oxidoreductase subunit C, yielding MHVIDLQAACTEILGEKASKISLAFDEVTIECLPENYLDIMTTLRDHEDLHFESLVDLCGVDYSTYKNQVWDGKRFAVVSNLVSVKNNQRIRVRVWAQDDHLPIVETVTPIYNSADWYEREAFDMYGIVFNHHPDLRRILTDYGFVGHPFRKDFPISGHVEMRYDETEKRVVYQPVTIEPREITPRIVREENYGG
- a CDS encoding NADH-quinone oxidoreductase subunit A gives rise to the protein MLSNYFPVLIFIIVGLVAGILFLVLGNLLGPKRHYHEKDTPFECGFEAFENARMKFDVRYYLVAILFILFDLEVAFMIPWAVVFKDLMAETGAYAFWSMFVFIVILTVGFVYEWKKGALEWE
- a CDS encoding biliverdin-producing heme oxygenase; protein product: MFNHTNCDEKNENLDNLTLAKFLKYNCQTTHDSVDNLVMSVKPFDTPENYIRFLQLQAIFHKIVDDIYKNPDLNQKIEGLSELARYDSVIQDLQDLNTSEKAIKTPLPQLSGAEILGWLYCAEGSNVGAAFLFKDAQNKLGLGAEYGARHLAPHADGRGKHWRDFVAQLNTLSLTEEERTAALKGALDAFAFYKIIVREIFELK
- a CDS encoding NuoB/complex I 20 kDa subunit family protein; the protein is MGIEGVLNKGFITASADTVLNYVRTGSLWPVTFGLACCAVEMMHAGMARYDLDRFGIIFRPSPRQSDLMIVAGTLTNKMAPALRRVYDQMAEPRWVLSMGSCANGGGYYHYSYSVVRGADRVVPVDVYVPGCPPTAEALLYGLIQLQGKIKRTYTIARH
- the rpsJ gene encoding 30S ribosomal protein S10 — encoded protein: MANQKIRIRLKAYDYSLIDKSAQEIVETAKRTGAVVKGPIPLPTKIERFNILRSPHVNKTSREQLEIRTHLRLMDIVDWTDKTTDALMKLDLPAGVDVEIKVK
- a CDS encoding bifunctional 4-hydroxy-2-oxoglutarate aldolase/2-dehydro-3-deoxy-phosphogluconate aldolase, encoding MTPRDILSAGAVVPVMAIDDLNTAVDLAHALVAGGIPTLEITLRTPVGLDAIKLIKQEVPNAIVGAGTVTNPEQLKAVADAGAVFAISPGLHESLAKASHDVDIPLIPGIATPGEVQLALEHGIDTLKLFPAEVVGGKAMLKALYGPYPNIRFCPTGGITLQSAPEYLALPNVLCVGGTWLTPKEAVQNKDWDTITRLAKEAAALRAK
- the nuoD gene encoding NADH dehydrogenase (quinone) subunit D → MAKLRNYTINFGPQHPAAHGVLRLILELEGETIVRADPHIGLLHRGTEKLAETKTYLQALPYMDRLDYVSMMVNEQAYCMAIEKLMGIEVPIRAKYIRTMFAEVTRILNHLMGVGSHALDIGAMTAILYAFRDREELMDLYEAVSGARMHAAYFRPGGVYRDLPDFMPKYESSKYRNAKVLKELNASREGSMLDFIDAFCERFPKNIDTLETLLTDNRIWKQRTVGIGVVSPERALQKGFTGVMLRGSGVEWDIRKKTPYEVYDQIDFDIPVGVNGDCYDRYLCRVNEMRQSVRIIKQCADWLRANPNLPVIVEDQKVAPPKRTDMKTGMEDLIHHFKLFTEGMHVPEGETYTAVEHPKGEFGIYMISDGANKPYRLKIRAPGFAHLQGIDEMSRGHMLADVVAIIGTQDIVFGEVDR
- the tuf gene encoding elongation factor Tu, which encodes MAKEKFERSKPHVNVGTIGHVDHGKTTLTAALTTILAEKFGGTAKAYDQIDAAPEEKARGITINTAHVEYETETRHYAHVDCPGHADYVKNMITGAAQMDGAILVCSAADGPMPQTREHILLARQVGVPYIIVFMNKCDMVDDAELLELVEMEIRDLLSSYDFPGDDCPIVQGSALRALEGDAAYKEKIFELAAALDSYIPTPERAIDKPFLLPIEDVFSISGRGTVVTGRVERGVIKVGEEIEIVGLKDTQKTTCTGVEMFRKLLDEGQAGDNVGVLLRGTKREEVERGQVLAKPGSITPHTKFEAEVYVLSKDEGGRHTPFFANYRPQFYFRTTDVTGAVTLAEGVEMVMPGENVKITVELIAPIAMENGLRFAIREGGRTVGAGVVANVIA
- a CDS encoding TonB-dependent hemoglobin/transferrin/lactoferrin family receptor, translated to MKKLSLLLLMVCLGNQSIADSVIHAQELENIHVIGKRQRGSVISETKNRATITREMIRDNRDLVRYSADVGVAENGRHQKGFAMRGVDDNRVGIAIDGITLPDSEENSLYKRYGNFNHSRLRIDPELVRNIEVIKGSDSLNFGSGSLGGNVNYRTLSVGDIVRDDRHFGGMLRSGYSTKNREWVNTMGLGFRNDAFDAVILYTHRHGHETQNHDNTAEPRVGESDEVRAKFARHGINQINPDPSQHNNNGWLAKLGWQVSPSQRIALTYNGQRNSNFVNEFSYEHPTWLTGRGWRDIDDRQRISNTALTYELTPEASPISVFKVELDHARTHNGINIAKGQYNYISFNNYGYDKQHTEEYFQRYNKTKLNRLSLFTETNPFQFLGQHTLSFKILGGLREFENINNDQFFKADGTLEDRGYINWTTGEKMPNPDIYTIQHPVKTTFYGIAVQDKIKWNQTFSSQIGIRYDQEKYSPQHSSIACGNATRMGRLCGAAKDKTFRNWSGLVGLNAQLNDNWHLGYQISSGFRNPTASEMYFTFESFAGNWFANPTLKAEKSINHNITLSGSGHYGKLNLGAYHSRYRDFLYEREGWVNIENPYCNSSWCDRYVSTPYQQFFNADKAKISGIELKGSLNLNVIGFLPQGWQMSGALGWSKGQMYSEGRKVNLLAIQPLKAIIGLDYEHPSEKWGIFSRLTYNKGKSPKNAQYLQGERRCIREEFDYWYGSSICRAYDTAQPSVQQFPWWNQSAWIWDIYGYYRPMKNFTMRAGIYNVTNRKYHSWDTLRGLNLTGTSDRVARANDRGNHNQGLERFTAPGRNYAVSLEYKF